The following nucleotide sequence is from Triticum dicoccoides isolate Atlit2015 ecotype Zavitan chromosome 7B, WEW_v2.0, whole genome shotgun sequence.
CCATGGAGATGGAGCAGCAGAAGGAAGCCCCGAGCTTCCTTGAGGTGCCCAAGGACATCCCCGTCGCCACCAAGCCCCTCACCATCAGGACCAATGCCGGGTTCAGCAGCAGCTCCGACCGGTCCAACCCCATCTCGCCGGCCATCTCCTTCACCCCGCACCTctactcgccgtcgccgccgtcctccgccTTCGTGTCGGCGCTGCAGTCCCCGTACATCTCGCCCCGGGTCCTcgagccgccggagccgccggcgCAGCAGCCGCAGCGGCAGCTGCATCAGGAAAGCAAGGCCTCCAGCGTCACCACCACCACGGCGCAGTCGCCGGCGTCCTGCTCCAACGGGTCCCAGTCGGAGGACACCGACGCGCCGAGCGCGTCCCGCACGCCGCCGTCCGAGCGCTACGACTCCAGCGGCATCGACCCGGCCAAGATTTCAGacgccggcggcggtggcggcggctgtggCGGGGCGCCGCCACGCGTGTCCTTCTCGTTCCCCGTGCCGCGGGTGTCCTTCACCAGGGGCCCCGtcgcgtcgccgtcgtccaacgccAAGCTCCGGAGCTGCGACGTGTACATTGGCTACCACAACAACGGCAACCTCGGCAGGTTCTGCAAGTGGCTCAAGGCGGAGCTGGAGCTGCAGGGCATCGCCTCCTTCGTGGCTGACCGGGCGAAGTACTCCGACACCCAGATTCACGAGATTGCTGACCGGATTATTTGCTCCGTGGCGTTCGGCGTTGTGGTGGTCACCATGTCAAGCTTCCTCAACCCCTTCAGCCTCGAGGAGATCAGGTTCTTTGCTCAGAAGAAGAACCTCATCCCTATTCTGTTCGACACCGAGCCGTCGGAGATTGCCGGGCTGTTTGATGGCAAGTTGGAGGACAAGGAAGGGAAGGAAGCATTTGAAGGGTTAATGCGGTGCCATGAGTTCAAGCTCGAGGCAAATGAGACCAATTGGAGAAGCTGTGTGTCAAAGACAGTCGGTCTGCTGCAGTCTAAGCTTGGCCGGAAGAACATTGCTGAGAAGGAGAGTGAGGGGTCTGGAGGCATACCTTTCCCACGTAACCGGCATTTCGTGGGAAGGGAGAAAGAGCTGAGCGAAATCGAGGGGATATTCTTCGGATCCTCGGTAGATATCCAAGAAGTGTTGGATTGCTCAAGGGGTTCCACTACAAATGAAAGATCCAGCGGTGTGTCTGACGGCTTTGCTGATGAGGAGAGTGACACGGTGAGGACATCTAATGCCAAGTACATCAGTTTGGAAATGCGCAAATGCAAGGAACCGACATTGGAGGCCTGGATTGATCCGGTGATTGAGCTGTCATCGGGGAAAGGTAGAAGTCTTCAGAAGCAgagatcaaagcacagaaggtcaaGGTTCAGGTGCAACAGCAAGGGCTGCGGCGGTGCCAGTGTGGTCTGCATCAATGGCTCCTCGGGTATCGGCAAGACTGAACTGGCATTGGAGTTTGCTTACCGGTATTCACAGCGGTACAAGATGGTGCTGTGGATTGGAGGGGAGGCTCGGTACATGAGGCAGAACATACTCAACTTATCCATGAGTTTGGGATTGGATATCAGTGCTGAGGCTGAGAAGGAGAGGGGTAGGATCAGGAGCTTTGAGGAGCAGGAGATCGATGCATTTCAGAGGGTAAAGCGAGAGCTGTTCCGGGATGTGCCCTACTTGCTTATCATTGACAACCTTGAGAACGAGAGGGATTGGTGGGAAGGCAAGGACCTCCATGACTTCATCCCAAGGAACACCGGAGCGACGAATGTCATTATCACCACACGGTTGCCACGCGTGATGAATCTTGAGCCGATGCAGCTGCCGCAGCTCTCTTACATCGATGCCATGATCTTGATGAAGGGTAAGCTTAAGAATGACTATCCGGCCGACGAAACGGAAGTGCTCAGGAAATTGGACGAGCGGTTGGGCCGGCTGAGCTTTGGTCTGTCGGTCGTGGGTTCCCTGCTTTCTGAGCTCATGATCGCTCCTTCCACTCTGTTTGAGGCTGTTGAGAGAATATCGTTGAACGAGAATTTGTTCCCGCATGATGCCAACGACGACGGCTTCTGCCGTAACAATTCCTTCCTGATAAAGGTCCTGGTCTTCTGTTTTGCCTTGATGGACCGCGCAAAAGGAGGACACCTGACGTCGAAAATGATCATCGCCGGTTCTTGGTTAGCTCCTGCACCCGTGTCGTCGACGCTGTTGGCCGCCACGGCGAGCAAGCTACCGATGAAAGGCAGCATTCACCTCTGGGGTGAATCCCTGAAGACTGCATTTCTATGTGGCACACATTGCTTTCTTGCTCCTAATGGCCGAAAAGCTGAGGTGGAGTCGGCACTCTTGCTTGTTAAGCTCGGGTTGGCAAGAAAGGCGACCCGGCATCCTGGTTGCTGGATCCAGTTCCACCCGATCACACAGCTCTTTGGCAAGATCAGGGGAGGCTTGGCACCGACCACCGCGGCCGTGAATGGTGTAATGAGGGCCGGGAACCCCTCGGCGTACTCAGACCACCTGTGGGCTAGTGCATTCCTTGTGTTTGGCTTCAAGTCTGAGCCACCTGCCGTTCAGCTCAAGGCGGTCGACATGGTGCTCTTCATAAGGAAGACGGCCTTGCCCCTGGCCATCGAGGCCTTCATGACGTTCTCGCGGTGTGGCTCGGCCCTGGAGCTGCTCAAGGTGTGCACCAACATCCTGGAGGAGGTGGAGAAGTCCTACACGTCGCGGATGCAGGACTGGAACCGCGGCTCGCTGTCCTGGAGGAAGAAGCTGCAGCCAAACCACCGCGTCGACGAGTTCATCTGGCAGGAGGTGACACTGCTCAAGGCGACGCTGCTCGAGACGAGGGCCAAGCTGCTGCTCCGCGGTGGGCTGTTCGACACCGGAGAGGAGCTGTGCCGGACCTGCATCAGCATCCGGACAGTGATGCTCGGGCACGGCGACGCCCAGACGGTGGCCGCTCAGGAGACGCTGGCGAAGCTGGTCAGGTACAGGAGTAAGGTATGAGGTGATATCCAAAACCCTGGTGAGCTGCTCTGATGTGCAGGTGCAGCCCTTTGTTGCTGCCCTGCTAGAAGGGTTTCCGGAGATTTTCATGTGTCACGGTTTCTGAATGCCAGCCACAGTTTTTTCAGTGATCTGTGCAATAGCCAAGCTTGGTGATGATGCCACGTGTAACCTGAGTTGTTATGTACAGTGCTACAGTTCAGTTGGCAGTTGCTATTTGAAATACTTGTGTTATCTTCTTATTACTGTCGAGCTTTCCTAGATTAAACTTTCGCTTTAGATATGAAAAATGTGTTCttcttttctactccctccgtcccataatataagagcgtttttgacactagtgtcctTGACGGAATACTCAATCCATAGTTAGCTTGTTATTATACGGAGCTTGATGACTTGAAGATTTTAGAATAATTGAAAATGTGCTCTCTTATGCTTTCTCTGAAAGGAACTGCACCCATGGTCCAATCTCGTTAGTTTGCATGAACTATGAACACTCTTGTCGGCTGAGATGCAACTTTTGAGGCAAGATTTGTCGGGTAAAAATGGTAACGTCTGATAAGCAGCTTCGAGATCTTTTCCGGTGTGACATTCTACCCAACAATTCCTTTGCTATAAAGCAGTTGTTTGACTGAAGGAAAGCGGTGGCATCTGTTGCCCTCCCCTTTGCTTAAAGTTGAGTGCATTTTGTTTGCGACAGTGACCGCCCACGGTTATATGGATTCGCCACCGAAATCTCTAGTGCTCACACAGGTCAAGCTCTGCTGTTCGATCTTTTGAAGACGAAGAGCACTTGTAGTATCTCATTAGCAGTAGGGAGTACCTTCTTACAGCAGGTTAGTAGTTTAAATTCAGACCATTCGGCGCGCTATATGGGTTATTGTGGTGGGGAGCTGATTACATATCCCATCGGCAAATTTCGGTGCAGCTTTGAACAGAAACTTGGAACATAAAGTAGGCCTTGAAAATAAACTTTGAGCTGATTCTATGGATTAAACCGTGTTAAAACCACACTCTTTATTCGTGCATTTAGGACTCTCCAGGGACATGGCCTTGGAAGTGAGTCGGACCCATGCTAAACCCAACGTGATGATCGTTCCATCTTCTCCCCCCAAGTTCTCTATTTCATCCATGCTCTCTCCGTTCTAAGTTTCTTAACAAATAATGTTACCGAGTGTCTAGTGCTGATGACAAATGCATGTGGTAGGTGCCAAATGGTGCGCAGAATCAATGATTGTACAAATGGCTATCTTTTCTTATACTCATCCATATCAACAAGAAGTATCACAAAACATAGTTGTAAAtgatggaaatatgacctagag
It contains:
- the LOC119337849 gene encoding uncharacterized protein LOC119337849, encoding MEMEQQKEAPSFLEVPKDIPVATKPLTIRTNAGFSSSSDRSNPISPAISFTPHLYSPSPPSSAFVSALQSPYISPRVLEPPEPPAQQPQRQLHQESKASSVTTTTAQSPASCSNGSQSEDTDAPSASRTPPSERYDSSGIDPAKISDAGGGGGGCGGAPPRVSFSFPVPRVSFTRGPVASPSSNAKLRSCDVYIGYHNNGNLGRFCKWLKAELELQGIASFVADRAKYSDTQIHEIADRIICSVAFGVVVVTMSSFLNPFSLEEIRFFAQKKNLIPILFDTEPSEIAGLFDGKLEDKEGKEAFEGLMRCHEFKLEANETNWRSCVSKTVGLLQSKLGRKNIAEKESEGSGGIPFPRNRHFVGREKELSEIEGIFFGSSVDIQEVLDCSRGSTTNERSSGVSDGFADEESDTVRTSNAKYISLEMRKCKEPTLEAWIDPVIELSSGKGRSLQKQRSKHRRSRFRCNSKGCGGASVVCINGSSGIGKTELALEFAYRYSQRYKMVLWIGGEARYMRQNILNLSMSLGLDISAEAEKERGRIRSFEEQEIDAFQRVKRELFRDVPYLLIIDNLENERDWWEGKDLHDFIPRNTGATNVIITTRLPRVMNLEPMQLPQLSYIDAMILMKGKLKNDYPADETEVLRKLDERLGRLSFGLSVVGSLLSELMIAPSTLFEAVERISLNENLFPHDANDDGFCRNNSFLIKVLVFCFALMDRAKGGHLTSKMIIAGSWLAPAPVSSTLLAATASKLPMKGSIHLWGESLKTAFLCGTHCFLAPNGRKAEVESALLLVKLGLARKATRHPGCWIQFHPITQLFGKIRGGLAPTTAAVNGVMRAGNPSAYSDHLWASAFLVFGFKSEPPAVQLKAVDMVLFIRKTALPLAIEAFMTFSRCGSALELLKVCTNILEEVEKSYTSRMQDWNRGSLSWRKKLQPNHRVDEFIWQEVTLLKATLLETRAKLLLRGGLFDTGEELCRTCISIRTVMLGHGDAQTVAAQETLAKLVRYRSKV